The Glycine max cultivar Williams 82 chromosome 17, Glycine_max_v4.0, whole genome shotgun sequence genome contains the following window.
GGATTAGCATCCACCAGAATTGCATTACCAGTTGATCTTGCAGAAGATGGGCCCATTTATGTCAATGCCAAACAATACCATGGTATACTGAGAAGGCGACAGTCACGAGCAAAGCTTGAAGCTCAAAACAAACTCATCAAAAGTCGTAAGGTATGCTTCCCAAAGTATAGTTATACATTATTTTGATTCACCCTGTTTATCCCACTGGATTACCTTATTCATGTATGGTCATGcgttattttttgtggttttttgGGGATAGGGAGGCAGGGCTGTGTTTAGAGATTATAAGACCTAaggtcaaattttaatttaatacactttttttaaaaataaattgtgatttcatattttaaatattattcaaatttcaaattgattatcaattaaagatttaaattaatctatgcatacaaaatttcaacatgaaatgaaattttaactaaatatgTGATCTTATAATCAACATTTTTcgttaaaatatcttttatatatatatatatatatatatatatatatatatatatatatatatatatatatatatcaaccaTAGACTCACTCATTAAATTTTGTACTAATttcaatagattttttttaggtaaaggagataaaatagatataaaatatttttctttctctttttgaaataaaattaaaatttttcttaaatgattTGTGATAACCATTACATTATAACTTAAGATTATGTAgtcttattaattaaaaagtaattacaaataataaatcatatcttaacaaaatttacccgttaataatttaaattgacaaaaaaaatattaaaaatgaaacccTTGGGGACTTAAGGCAAAGGCCTTATTGTCCTTATGGTCTCAATGGCCCTGTGGGGAGGTgggggttgtctttggaaagaaTATTGGTGAGGAGGAAGAGACGGGCTTGGTTGTAAATGTATGTTTCACCTGCTTACCTGCTATGgtgcataaatataaaatatagtttccttttctatataattttttgtttttattttataaactatataattttaagttatttgaGCTATGTTATGGGAGAAAAAAATGCACCCAATAGATATGGAGGCATTATAgagtatttctttttcttcctcgtTTGGATagataattaaatttagaatatagcCTATACAGCTAAATTATATGTACAGTCTAGAAGCATTACTTATAATTGCAAGGGAGTATTGGAGGAATCACTCTGAATATTGAAGTTGGAAATGAACCGTGATACAGTAGAATTACAACTACATGTTGCATTATTCTGTGAAATGTTATTATTACATTTAGTCATATGGCAAAGCTGTAGAGCCTGCTTTCTTGAATCTGATTTGCCTCCTTTTGTAATTGATTGCAGCCATATCTTCACGAGTCTCGGCACCGCCACGCATTGAACAGGGTTAGGGGATCTGGGGGACGCTTTCTTAGCGCCAAACAGCTGCCACAGTCTAATGCAGAACTAGTCACTGATGCCTATCAAAAGAAAGATGCATCAGAGGCAGAAAATCATCCCTCAAGCACCGGTGAAAATGCATCTATCACATTCACAGCCATCTCTGCCTTAACTAGTATGTCCAGTAACAGTGTCAATTTCCCCAACATGGCTGGATCATCGCAATGCAGTGGGGGACTCACCTTTGGTGCTGGAGCTCTCCAATGTACTTCAGTTGGCCGATGAGAGGTGGAACCAATCAAAATCAACTTCACTGCTCTGGCAAATCATCCTTGGCTTAGTCACTTTACTTTCTGTCTTTCATGTGCTACAGAAATGTTGTCTTTTGGAACTGCTTTCCCATGGTTTTTGAAGTTGCTCTTGTTTCTATTGTTGAACTGGACCAGAAAGTTTGTGCttgaaaatttaactttttttatctgTCCGTGCATGGTCCTTGCTTTGCCCAACCCCATCTCCAACGCCTATAGAACAAAAATGGagtgaagaaaatgaaagtttGCACATCACTGACATCAACAGGTATCTGGATGAAGTAAACACAACGTTTAATTTGGTATTACCGTACAAAAACACTATGCTAGTGTTTGGTATagatgaataaaaaagaaagaaagtataagaaatgaaaatagacGAAAGAGAAATGAAACAGAGAAAAATGGAGTAATTCTTCGATTTGACACACATTTGATGTGTCTTATCGTTTGCTCTCatgtttctttaatttcatgGGGATAACCTATGAAAGTGGGTGACGATTAGCATGGGAAAGACTAATTTGTCTCCGTTATGGGAGATGTTTGTGGTTTATAAAACATATTGATATCATATTGGACGACTTAGATGTGTATAGGATACCAGACGAGAAAATTGTATTGACACTTATTTAAATTAGTATTCTAagtacatcaataaaataaaataatattctaagTGGGTTGGAAACGAAAATTGGTCACCATTACACGATTCATCTCTCACGGTGAaagatattttagaatttttcatGTCCGTCTGCCCGCCATCATCATGAAATTGAGATTGATTTTCAACATGTCTTAAAAAGAGATATTAACATAAAGcaaacacacttttttttttatagtgaaaatcgaaaataatattaaaaaatttacaataatttatggATCTTATTTAGCCaactaaattaaattgtttgagTTAAATTCcttgataaaataaatgattttatagtTGTAGTAACGTTTTTTGAAAGTATTAGTTGGATCCATTAAATGCaagttcaattaattaaatgttagtatatataataaataattgtttaatttacCATAGCAAGTACAGTGTAGTTTAGCGTCATAAAATGTACCcgtataatttaatattaatttaatttatacttaacaaaaaattcaacgtgaaaaaaaaaactaacgctgattttaacttttaagtgttaaaaaaaaaaaagaagaaaaaacgagACATTATATTATGCTAGAAGGAAAAGgtcaaagagagagagagagaggaaccATCCCATAAAATACACAGCCACATGATGATGACATATTGACATGGTCTGGGGTAAAAGTAAAAGTAATGGCATTGTATGGATGTATGGTGATGGTATGATATAAATACAAAATCCATGGGCATGCGATTGGGTCTGTGTTTCCCGAGAAAGCGGCCCCAATATTTTGAAAGCAAATCCCAATCAATCCGGGCAGGGCAGTGTCAGTGACTTATTAAAATCGGGAAGGCCAAGAGAAGAAAGATCAAAGAGAGAGAATGGTTTCGTATGTGAACATCTTGCTGTACGGCGTGGGAGGGTTGGTGGTGGCGGGGATGGCATTGCTGGTGGCGTTTCAGGAGAAGCTGGTCTACGTTCCTGTCTTGCCTGGTCTCACCAAGTCCTACGCCATCAACCCCTCCCGCCTCAGACTCACCTACGAGGACGTCTGGCTCCAATCCGACGATGGTGTTCGCCTTCACGCTTGGTTCATCAAGCTCTTCCCTAATTGCCGAGGTCCTCTTCCTTCTCTTCTCCTAGATTTCCTTTTATTCCTTTCATCTTGTACCATGAACTTTTCTGTTACTGTTACTTGAGGTGAATTTGAACTGATTAAAAAGTAGCTGGCATGGCAGGGGAGAAATATAGATCGTCAAGAAAATTAGGGTATTATTTCCTATGATTTGTGTGAGACACGATGCTTTATGCTGCTTGTGAATTGAATTAAATCGTTTTTAGTTCGATGCTGATCCAATTGATGTCTTGATACCTACCAGCATTGTTTTAGTGAAAGAGAGGACAGATTATGAGGATGATAAGCGGAACACAGTGGTTTAAACTTTAAACGCTAGGATTTGGCTCCTCTCAAGTGAATTAGTGCACTTTAGAGGAATAAGTATGGATACAACTATTGATTTAAAAACACAACAgatgatattttaataaaaaggaCCAAACTTAGATACTGTTCTATAGATACTTTTGGTGTTCTTGTATATGTTGACCTTTAATGTGAACCTTTATTGTGTGGGTTAAACTCCAATTCTGATTAGAGGACTATACCAAAAGCACCTAAAGAACTACATCTAAGTTATGTCccaaataaaaatcaagtaCATGCATAGCAATTCTGAAGTAAAGTTGTTACAAATTTACAATCTCTACTGCTGATTTTCTACTCTGTGTGTAAGTGTAagtgcactttttttttttaatgcaaccCTCATTTTAGAATAGCCAATGTTGCTATGGATGAACCTGCACTTTGACATATGCTCTTTGTATTCAGTGTTTTTCTGTGCTCTGATGTCGTACTAATGCAGTTCTTCTTTCTCATGTTCCATTTCCAGGTCCAaccattttgttttttcaagaAAATGCTGGAAGTATCCTGATTGTAGATATTACGCATAAGTTGTGATCATTATTAGTTCACATATTTTTGCTTGAGTAGGTTCAATCTGCTTTTAAAGGCCTTGACTGCTGACTTTTAGATATTGCTCATCGTCTTGAAATGGTTCGAATAATGTTGCAGCAGTTACATTGCAATGTTTTCATGCTTTCTTACCGAGGGTATGTATCAGCCTTGGCTCCTTAATCATGATTTTTCCTTGTAGCTCTGTCTGCAGATTCACGCCTTTAAAATGCACATGTCACCTGACTGAGTTAGTACTAATGTATAATTCAACTACATAGTTATGGAGCAAGTGACGGCTATCCTTCTCAACATGGAATAACTAAGGATGCTCAGGTATGCTTTTTGATTAATAGTAATTCCCTTATTTTGGTCGTCAAACTTTTTGCtaaaaaattgcaattttattACCTCCTTGTGCCCAGGCTGCATTGGATCATCTTTCCCAAAGGTCTGATATTGACACATCTAGAATAGTTGTGTTTGGACGATCACTTGGGGGTGCAGTTGGAGCTGTACTAACAAAAAATAACCCCGACAAGGTATCCCCCTTGgaaactatatattttaatgttcatGTTTTTTCTTGGCAAACATTTAATGAGTTTTTGATTCAGTTGTTACTGTGGATTATAGCTTGCTAGATTTCAGTTTTTGCCGATAAATGTTTCTTTAGACTGCTAATACTATATGTATTACTATGTATTATACTCCCTTTGGAGtcatatataagcaaaaataactattttcacATTGTTTCAGAAAGTTagttaaaatcatttaattttactaatttcaagtaaaaagtAAGATTATTCCTAAAATGACCTTCATTGCAACttgatatcataaataaaatagaatcctTGAAAATAGAGTTACAATTAAGTGAAGGGAGTTTTAGGAATGATGTCATTAAATAGGGGTGAAATTAGTTagatttgcttatatttgagTCCAagacaaaacaatttttttgcttatatatgaGTCCAGAGTGAGTAGCTCGCTAGATTCACAAGGTAAAATACACACTAAGTTACTTATTCAAGGAAATTACTTAGATTTGCTTACTATATAGGACCACTTGCAACCTATTCAAGGAAATTACTTATAGGACCACTTGAAAAGGATAGCCGTCACTTGCTCCATAACTATGTAGTCAAAGTAGATAGATTCATTGCTCATTTAATGATTATCATTTATCAAACATTATGTGAGAAAAGAATATTGAATTTGTTGACTCAAACTTGTTTTAGATGATTGAGTCAATTTCATTGCTCTTCCCCTGGTACACAcacaccaagaaaaaaaaaatgcatgttaCAAATAGGATGGCTAATTCATGTTATAGTATTGCTTTTCAAGTGGTCCTATAAGTAATTTCCTTGAATAGGTTTATAGGAGCAGGAATATTTTAGTTTACATATATAGTAAGGTAATGTTTATTGCTATTTGTTGTGAAATAATTTAGGAACCCTATCCTTTAGTTGTTATGGAATATTTATCAAGACACATTTTACTTCCTTTAAGCATGAATAAGATTCCTTAAAACTGTCTTTGTAGCCAGTTTTTGACAGTGTTTGGAGAaatatctttttcaattttgttttttcaataaacaTTTAGCTTCAGTTGTTTTTGTTATGCACTCAAAAAGTTGTTGAATGAAATTGAAGAGCTGTGAAAATGGTcactaaacctttttttttcctttcaaaataacttaagattttttatgttcatgtATGAAGATTTTCACTTTTATTGCTTTggtgtgtatttaataattaatttaagtgaGATTTCAGGCAGAGGCTTTGCCCTGCAACATGTTAATAGCTTTCTTCTtcagacatttttttatgaaaaaataattttgcaacTAATTTTAAGTTACTGGCCTAAAGAAAGACTG
Protein-coding sequences here:
- the NF-YA19 gene encoding nuclear transcription factor Y subunit A-19 produces the protein MKPFLSNHTDSMYNCSQVGCSHPMAHTSYPCGDPYFGSSIVAYGPQAINQQMVPQMLGLASTRIALPVDLAEDGPIYVNAKQYHGILRRRQSRAKLEAQNKLIKSRKPYLHESRHRHALNRVRGSGGRFLSAKQLPQSNAELVTDAYQKKDASEAENHPSSTGENASITFTAISALTSMSSNSVNFPNMAGSSQCSGGLTFGAGALQCTSVGR
- the LOC100780215 gene encoding alpha/beta hydrolase domain-containing protein WAV2 produces the protein MVSYVNILLYGVGGLVVAGMALLVAFQEKLVYVPVLPGLTKSYAINPSRLRLTYEDVWLQSDDGVRLHAWFIKLFPNCRGPTILFFQENAGNIAHRLEMVRIMLQQLHCNVFMLSYRGYGASDGYPSQHGITKDAQAALDHLSQRSDIDTSRIVVFGRSLGGAVGAVLTKNNPDKVAALILENTFTSILDMAGVLLPFLKWFIGGSSTNGPKVLNFLVRSPWSTIDVVGQIKQPILFLSGLQDEMVPPSHMQMLYAKAAARNNQCLFVDFPTGMHMDTWLAGGDQYWRTIQQFLEQHAPEQKEDRSSQNANDIGAR